In Chloracidobacterium sp., the following proteins share a genomic window:
- a CDS encoding nucleotidyltransferase family protein: MNNRDEILRLLEMHREPIKRFGVREIGVFGSFARGDQEATSDVDVLVELAPGHETFRDYMDLLFYLEDIFGRKVDLVMRDTVKPIIRNRVLSETVYASGY, from the coding sequence ATGAATAACCGCGATGAAATACTTCGGCTTTTAGAGATGCACCGTGAGCCGATCAAGAGATTTGGAGTCAGGGAGATCGGCGTTTTTGGCTCGTTTGCCCGTGGAGACCAGGAGGCAACTAGTGACGTGGATGTATTGGTTGAGCTGGCCCCAGGTCACGAGACATTTCGCGACTATATGGACCTACTTTTTTACCTTGAGGACATCTTCGGGCGAAAGGTCGATCTTGTGATGAGGGACACCGTTAAGCCCATTATCCGCAATCGAGTCCTGAGCGAAACGGTTTATGCCTCGGGATATTAG
- a CDS encoding HU family DNA-binding protein: protein MTKADLVERVAREADMTKKDAEQLVEIIFDSITGTLNKGEKIELRGFGSFRVRERNSRKGRNPKTGATVDIPAKRVAYFKPGKELKDLINKSE, encoded by the coding sequence ATGACAAAAGCTGATCTGGTTGAGAGGGTAGCCCGCGAAGCCGACATGACCAAAAAGGATGCCGAACAGCTCGTCGAGATCATCTTCGACAGCATCACCGGCACGCTTAACAAGGGCGAAAAGATCGAACTTCGAGGATTTGGCAGCTTTAGGGTGCGTGAGCGAAATTCGCGCAAGGGCCGCAATCCGAAAACCGGTGCGACGGTCGATATCCCCGCTAAGCGCGTGGCCTACTTTAAGCCGGGCAAGGAGCTTAAGGATCTGATAAACAAGAGCGAATAG
- a CDS encoding histidine phosphatase family protein yields the protein MPHPTRLYLIRHGQSAGNAAGRFGGHGPTPLSPLGEKQAEATAALLAKEGINVIYSSDLLRAVQSAECLGRAVGLQIHVSDAFRERHVGVLEGLTFDESRERHPKDYYALVNRNINHVISGGESYRHLLRRITTKLHHVLRDHQGERIAIYSHTGAICFMTLHLMGAIHRDTKQTPWLVTSNCGINRFEIRTRRNIRVQALNDTRHLTSVTGNDAFAAR from the coding sequence ATGCCTCACCCCACTCGCCTATATCTGATCCGGCATGGCCAGTCGGCGGGGAACGCCGCGGGGCGTTTTGGCGGACATGGGCCGACGCCGCTGTCGCCGCTGGGTGAGAAACAGGCCGAGGCGACCGCGGCGCTGCTGGCAAAAGAGGGCATCAACGTCATCTATTCGAGCGACCTCCTGCGTGCGGTCCAGTCTGCTGAGTGCCTTGGGCGGGCCGTCGGACTGCAGATCCATGTATCAGATGCCTTCCGAGAGCGTCACGTAGGCGTGCTCGAAGGGCTGACCTTCGACGAGTCTCGCGAACGTCATCCCAAGGACTACTACGCGCTTGTCAACCGCAACATCAACCACGTCATATCGGGCGGCGAGAGCTATCGCCATCTGCTCCGGCGAATAACAACAAAGCTTCACCATGTACTACGCGACCATCAAGGTGAGCGGATTGCGATCTATTCGCACACAGGGGCCATTTGCTTTATGACGCTGCACCTGATGGGTGCGATCCACCGAGACACAAAGCAAACGCCGTGGCTGGTCACATCAAATTGCGGCATCAATCGCTTCGAGATTCGCACCCGTCGAAATATCCGCGTTCAGGCCCTAAATGACACGCGTCACTTGACCTCCGTAACGGGCAACGACGCCTTCGCCGCGCGCTGA
- a CDS encoding tetratricopeptide repeat protein encodes MRHHALVSACFCVLISAIILSGSRILVSAQNGNTVFGVVYGLDRRPLSDIYVELLDDLYRTVGQTRTDGLGSYTFSGVGTGNITIRVRPFLTAYQEQEVSIEIRNAFTLSGTGGYSTYQQDVYLRLRKGADPAAAAVFLQDVPKDAEALYEKAVDELKHKNTKAALEHLRAAISLFPKYFSALELLAGEYVQMGRPETFRAAEILFKVAVEVNPRSFRSWYGLAYSLYSMERYPEALAAAKQASDANALFFDAALLYAVLLRHAKRFEEAERRLVKAKDLFGSTPRVHWELALLYGNDMSRFADAARELKLFLKAQPDARDATKIRQLIVTFEERSKAKK; translated from the coding sequence ATGCGACATCATGCGTTAGTCTCTGCATGTTTCTGCGTCCTGATCTCGGCGATCATTTTGTCCGGCAGCCGGATTTTGGTATCTGCTCAGAATGGGAATACCGTCTTCGGCGTGGTCTATGGCCTTGATCGCCGTCCCTTGTCCGATATCTATGTTGAACTACTCGATGATCTATACCGAACCGTAGGCCAAACCCGCACCGACGGGTTAGGAAGCTATACCTTTTCCGGAGTGGGCACGGGCAATATCACGATCCGGGTCAGGCCATTTCTTACTGCCTATCAGGAGCAGGAAGTTTCTATCGAGATCAGGAATGCATTCACTCTTTCAGGAACTGGCGGCTATTCGACATATCAGCAGGACGTATATTTGAGGCTGCGCAAGGGAGCCGATCCGGCGGCGGCAGCGGTTTTTCTGCAGGACGTGCCCAAAGACGCCGAAGCGCTATATGAGAAAGCTGTTGACGAACTTAAACACAAGAACACAAAAGCGGCCCTGGAGCACCTTCGTGCAGCGATCAGTCTTTTCCCTAAGTATTTTTCTGCACTAGAGCTACTCGCCGGCGAATATGTACAGATGGGGCGACCGGAGACATTTCGCGCCGCCGAGATCCTCTTCAAAGTAGCTGTTGAGGTCAACCCGCGATCTTTTCGAAGTTGGTATGGATTAGCATATTCGCTTTATTCGATGGAGCGGTATCCTGAGGCATTAGCGGCAGCGAAGCAGGCAAGCGACGCAAACGCACTTTTTTTTGACGCCGCCTTGCTCTATGCCGTCCTGCTTCGTCATGCCAAGCGGTTTGAGGAAGCAGAGCGCCGATTGGTAAAAGCGAAAGACCTCTTTGGCAGTACGCCGCGCGTACACTGGGAACTTGCTCTGTTGTATGGAAACGACATGAGTCGGTTCGCGGATGCGGCACGGGAACTTAAATTGTTTCTCAAAGCCCAGCCGGACGCTCGCGACGCAACTAAGATCCGACAACTTATTGTGACGTTTGAGGAAAGGTCGAAAGCGAAAAAGTAG
- a CDS encoding HIT domain-containing protein, whose product MDVLWSPWRFDYISRGPETSIGGCVFCEILKSSAGDEEKFILSRAEYNFVILNIYPYTSGHLMIVPYEHIASLDQASKAVTDEMMDLTKRAQAALTEVYKPDGINLGMNLGKAAGAGVEGHFHMHALPRWVGDANFMTAIGQTRTLPEALTDTYNRLKGRI is encoded by the coding sequence GTGGACGTTCTGTGGAGCCCATGGCGCTTTGACTACATTTCGCGCGGCCCCGAAACGTCAATCGGCGGCTGCGTATTTTGCGAGATACTCAAGAGCTCGGCCGGCGATGAGGAGAAGTTTATCCTCAGTCGTGCCGAGTATAATTTTGTCATCCTCAATATCTATCCCTACACCAGCGGCCACCTGATGATCGTGCCCTACGAACACATCGCCTCACTCGATCAGGCATCAAAAGCCGTAACCGATGAAATGATGGACCTGACCAAACGAGCGCAGGCCGCCCTAACCGAGGTCTACAAACCCGACGGCATCAATCTCGGTATGAACCTCGGCAAGGCCGCCGGCGCGGGGGTCGAGGGCCATTTTCACATGCACGCCCTTCCCCGCTGGGTCGGCGACGCCAACTTCATGACCGCGATCGGCCAGACGCGTACGCTTCCCGAGGCTCTAACCGACACCTATAACAGGCTAAAAGGCAGGATCTAG
- a CDS encoding carboxypeptidase regulatory-like domain-containing protein — translation MKRDLRIILLSVIAVMMAVVAASAQETTGTLEIRVKDATGAVVPNVSIRITSTSGSFRRTGTTDDSGYLRVVQVPPGQYTVSADATAGFAEKRIEQITVALGQVTPVNLEMAVGTVSADVTVTADSMTGIDITGNNNEATFTSEVAELLPKGLNFSSIVKFAPAANTNAGRTGQYQIDGASASENVFVIDGQEVSDVLNGALLINSTLPFSLVEATQIKSSGYEAEFGGATGGVINVVTKSGGNDFHGEVGVTLRSSRFEPTPRSTLLFPNSLEYYPSRRSPSNETNPTFTALGPIWKNKVWFSIGYAPQIVTSNRELVFRDRDTRELVGMSEHYRFKQTNEKMFLRLDGQPFNKLHLTGTFQLNPVHYLGGIPGYASELLTGTGSPPVYSLPCQAGNPNLCGADYTNQTGGRLNSLNAMVSGSYLIGSNLVVSARKSHYYFNDRFGTYGLGNATTPRIFCDRSVGFPAPPPFPANFGCSAGGGNNVGAAASSSYDMNIRDQLDGDVTYSFGLAGRHELKGGFQNNKTRNNVLQENNDIINLKWGTLRVPQVPGGTETWLTSQTGVTMPAAPGATGFGKLTYYAVDADSLGVNRAIYVQDKWQPVSRLTLNLGLRGEREFVPAFYEGIRGIDFNWSSKLAPRLGAAFDVTGDGKTKVSGFYGLFYDRFKLTMSRRTFGGESYHFLYFDLFPTDTLATLNRASITGGMDFIRGSSCSANTGPIPGYGRVRCDQDTSDDNAADPNIDPNLKPFQQREVTFSIQRQLSKNYLFTARYSRKQVLHAVEDLAFPDPDDPGATACCNYWVTGNPGEGRAKEVADYFGFTSPKAQRQYDALELRLDRRYEDDYFFSANYTWSRLYGNYSGSASTDEEGRLEPNIERYFDSPGSGFRITGGPDNGRLATDVPHMLKVYGTYTLNWDKIGLWKSNSTDFQMFYTAASGTVLTSFAQLDTVEQTVLYGRGDLGRTPTFSQTDFAIRHSIKFGKDGRFNLKFDADVINLFNQSVVLSTGRSNLAPLYQRGNMISPQSFGALTPSLGLLTQAQYNTCQVCCRFQTLLGHRLSHSTGQWSTWNNQCRSPWRLSTPEPLL, via the coding sequence ATGAAAAGGGATTTGCGTATTATTTTGTTGTCGGTCATTGCCGTCATGATGGCGGTCGTTGCGGCGTCTGCACAAGAGACGACCGGAACTCTTGAGATCAGGGTCAAAGACGCGACAGGGGCCGTCGTTCCCAATGTCTCGATCAGGATCACAAGCACGTCAGGGAGTTTTCGTAGAACAGGGACTACTGACGATTCCGGCTATCTTCGTGTCGTTCAAGTTCCGCCCGGGCAATACACCGTTTCCGCCGATGCGACTGCGGGCTTTGCGGAGAAGAGAATCGAACAGATTACCGTGGCTCTTGGCCAGGTAACACCAGTCAACCTTGAAATGGCGGTGGGAACAGTAAGCGCAGACGTCACTGTCACGGCCGACAGCATGACTGGAATAGACATAACGGGTAATAATAATGAGGCGACTTTTACATCTGAGGTTGCAGAGCTTTTGCCTAAGGGCTTGAATTTTTCGTCGATCGTCAAGTTTGCTCCGGCAGCCAACACTAATGCGGGCCGTACGGGCCAATACCAGATCGATGGGGCGAGCGCATCAGAGAATGTGTTTGTGATCGATGGGCAGGAGGTTTCGGATGTTTTGAATGGGGCGTTGCTTATCAACAGCACTCTCCCATTCTCACTTGTCGAAGCAACTCAGATCAAGTCGAGCGGATATGAGGCAGAATTTGGCGGAGCCACGGGCGGCGTCATTAACGTGGTAACGAAGAGTGGCGGTAACGACTTCCATGGAGAAGTCGGCGTTACCCTTAGATCGTCTCGGTTTGAACCTACACCACGGTCTACATTGCTTTTCCCAAATTCACTCGAATATTATCCCTCGCGACGATCGCCGTCGAATGAGACCAACCCAACGTTTACCGCGCTTGGTCCTATTTGGAAGAACAAGGTATGGTTCTCGATCGGATATGCACCTCAAATCGTGACCTCGAATCGTGAATTGGTCTTTCGCGACAGGGATACGCGCGAACTGGTCGGGATGAGCGAGCATTATCGTTTTAAGCAAACGAATGAAAAGATGTTTTTGCGGTTGGACGGCCAACCTTTCAATAAACTCCACCTTACGGGTACCTTTCAGTTGAATCCGGTGCATTACCTTGGTGGCATACCGGGATATGCCTCAGAATTATTGACGGGTACTGGCTCGCCGCCCGTGTATAGTCTGCCATGCCAGGCCGGAAATCCGAACCTGTGCGGTGCAGATTACACAAATCAGACGGGCGGTCGGCTGAACTCGCTCAATGCCATGGTGAGCGGTTCCTATTTGATCGGCAGCAACCTCGTGGTTTCAGCGCGAAAGAGCCATTACTACTTCAATGACCGATTCGGGACATATGGCCTTGGCAATGCGACGACCCCTCGCATCTTTTGCGACCGGTCTGTGGGGTTCCCTGCACCTCCTCCTTTCCCAGCTAACTTCGGATGCAGCGCCGGCGGCGGTAATAATGTCGGAGCTGCGGCGTCGTCAAGTTACGATATGAACATTAGGGACCAACTCGATGGTGACGTCACCTATAGCTTTGGTCTCGCAGGCCGTCATGAGTTGAAGGGAGGCTTTCAGAACAACAAAACGAGAAATAACGTACTCCAGGAGAACAATGACATTATTAATCTCAAGTGGGGCACACTTCGCGTCCCCCAGGTTCCGGGGGGAACGGAGACGTGGCTGACCTCCCAAACCGGCGTTACTATGCCGGCGGCTCCCGGGGCAACGGGTTTCGGCAAGCTCACTTATTATGCAGTTGATGCTGATTCGTTGGGTGTCAATCGGGCGATCTATGTCCAGGACAAGTGGCAGCCGGTTTCGCGGCTAACCCTGAATTTAGGGCTACGCGGTGAGAGGGAGTTTGTTCCGGCCTTCTACGAGGGAATCCGGGGAATAGACTTCAACTGGAGTTCAAAACTTGCTCCGAGACTGGGAGCGGCATTTGACGTTACCGGTGATGGCAAGACAAAGGTCTCGGGCTTCTACGGTTTGTTCTACGACAGGTTTAAACTGACGATGTCCCGGCGAACCTTCGGCGGAGAGTCGTATCACTTCCTCTATTTTGACCTCTTCCCAACTGATACTTTAGCAACGCTAAATCGCGCTTCGATCACAGGTGGGATGGACTTTATTCGCGGCAGTTCGTGTAGTGCGAACACAGGCCCGATCCCGGGTTACGGACGCGTTCGATGTGATCAGGACACGAGTGATGACAACGCTGCCGACCCTAATATCGACCCGAATTTGAAACCATTCCAGCAGCGCGAGGTTACATTCTCGATCCAGCGACAGTTGAGTAAGAATTACTTGTTCACAGCTCGTTACTCTCGAAAGCAAGTTTTGCATGCGGTCGAAGATCTGGCATTTCCGGATCCCGATGATCCCGGTGCGACTGCTTGCTGCAACTATTGGGTCACGGGGAATCCCGGAGAGGGCCGGGCTAAAGAGGTCGCTGATTACTTCGGTTTTACTTCTCCAAAGGCCCAGCGGCAATACGACGCCTTGGAACTCCGGCTAGATAGACGGTATGAAGATGACTACTTTTTTAGTGCAAACTATACGTGGAGCCGTCTTTATGGAAACTATAGTGGCTCGGCCAGCACCGATGAGGAAGGCCGCTTGGAGCCAAATATCGAGCGATACTTTGATTCGCCCGGTTCAGGGTTTCGTATTACCGGCGGTCCGGACAATGGCCGGTTAGCGACTGACGTTCCGCACATGCTTAAAGTCTATGGCACTTACACGCTGAATTGGGACAAAATTGGTCTGTGGAAGTCGAACTCTACTGATTTTCAGATGTTCTATACAGCCGCCAGCGGAACCGTTCTCACATCGTTTGCGCAGCTTGATACCGTGGAACAGACGGTCTTGTATGGCCGTGGTGATCTTGGAAGGACGCCTACGTTCTCACAGACGGACTTTGCGATTCGCCATTCGATCAAATTCGGCAAGGATGGGCGGTTTAATCTGAAATTTGACGCTGACGTGATCAACTTGTTTAATCAGAGCGTCGTGCTCAGCACTGGACGAAGCAATCTTGCTCCGCTTTACCAGAGAGGTAATATGATCAGTCCCCAGAGCTTTGGGGCGTTGACGCCAAGCCTTGGATTGCTTACGCAGGCTCAGTACAATACATGTCAGGTCTGCTGCCGATTTCAGACCCTGCTGGGGCATCGCCTATCGCACTCTACAGGCCAATGGAGCACCTGGAATAATCAGTGCCGTAGCCCCTGGCGGCTCAGCACCCCGGAACCCTTACTATAA
- a CDS encoding DUF86 domain-containing protein, whose protein sequence is MPRDISLYLADIIECCDRIAEYTGGHTLASFSQDHKTIDAVARNFEIMGEAVKNVPTEILEAQPEVHWSGVASFRDVIAHQYFRIKLTVVWDIVENELDGIRSAASVLYHLLPATDD, encoded by the coding sequence ATGCCTCGGGATATTAGCCTTTATCTCGCCGACATCATCGAATGCTGTGACCGCATCGCCGAGTACACGGGCGGACACACGCTCGCCTCGTTCTCGCAAGATCACAAGACAATCGATGCGGTAGCTCGTAATTTCGAGATCATGGGCGAGGCCGTTAAGAACGTTCCGACCGAGATTCTCGAAGCGCAGCCAGAGGTCCATTGGTCTGGGGTTGCCAGTTTTCGGGACGTAATCGCCCACCAGTACTTCAGAATCAAATTAACGGTGGTTTGGGACATTGTTGAGAATGAGTTGGACGGTATTCGTTCCGCCGCTTCAGTCTTGTATCACTTGCTACCTGCTACAGACGATTAA
- a CDS encoding HDIG domain-containing protein, producing MSKRIRDLNSPVTRFLRRAVTLVVEPLARLSDTQQFWLGFGALAVLTALLIQNPFWQSVRGPEYQPGDIAKQQITAPADIYSVDEVATELDREDARRKFKPIFRYSANRGESAVQAFVSVWENIRSHPGQLKAKSNTNASGDTQWPGSADAGKVMAARRYTANEIEAVKTAIREAASGYIYDDSEKQYFADEVTIFDRSRPGARSTVTLPETNWTSLSEAREGLRLKLSAIRSFSGKEIEAFYSAGQILIEPSVTFDSVATEAGREAATAAVQPRVINLKRGQKVVGDGEVITSDALAKIAAVYNFSSKTRQANRFLGLLVIVASLYWVAWRFVQHRGVVPRLALTERRTFALLGFVVLVQTLIASALFRLVEFTAAQNVSAPLNDALLWSLAIPVATGSLVMALLADRPTALVAGVVNSLITGLLAPRGIEFAAYSAIVSSVAVYGISRYRSRQTVTLAGGLIGAASAVLGIALVAFTQVPFTLNTVLLAIACGLAGGIITAAVTAVLLPVCESFFGILTDVKLLELSNADLPVLGQLALRAPGTNQHSHAVGQLAEEACRVVGANGLLARIGSLYHDIGKTAAPEHFVENQQNENPHDRLNPIQSAKIIISHVTYGMKLGKEIGLPARIVDFIPQHHGTRTLHYFLKKAQAQARPDEIVDENDFRYPGPKPQFKEAAIMMIADSCEAAARSLAEPTPENIRFIVTKIVDAILADDQLDECDLTLRELTRIREAMIRSLVAIYHSRVDYPGYVPPTSGQFRLADEVETTGKMRYSDPAEIPVSPGGEIEDEAIDRSHQPNRAEGTSAK from the coding sequence ATGAGCAAGCGCATAAGGGATCTCAATTCGCCGGTGACGCGTTTCCTTAGACGGGCCGTCACCTTGGTCGTTGAACCGTTAGCTCGGCTGTCCGATACCCAGCAGTTTTGGCTCGGCTTCGGCGCGCTTGCGGTGCTAACCGCGCTTCTGATCCAAAACCCCTTTTGGCAGAGTGTGCGCGGGCCGGAATATCAGCCCGGTGATATTGCAAAGCAACAGATCACCGCGCCCGCAGATATCTATTCCGTTGACGAGGTAGCGACCGAACTCGACCGCGAAGACGCCCGTCGCAAGTTCAAACCGATATTCCGCTATTCGGCCAATCGCGGCGAGTCTGCCGTCCAGGCATTCGTCTCGGTGTGGGAGAACATCCGGAGCCATCCGGGCCAGTTGAAAGCGAAGTCGAATACGAATGCGAGCGGCGATACGCAATGGCCCGGATCGGCCGACGCGGGCAAGGTGATGGCCGCTCGCCGCTACACGGCCAACGAGATCGAGGCCGTCAAGACAGCTATCCGCGAGGCGGCGAGCGGCTATATCTACGACGACTCGGAAAAGCAGTATTTCGCTGATGAGGTGACGATATTTGATCGATCTCGTCCCGGAGCGAGGTCAACCGTTACGCTGCCGGAAACGAACTGGACCTCACTGTCTGAGGCCCGCGAAGGATTACGGCTGAAGCTGTCGGCAATTCGTAGCTTTTCGGGTAAAGAGATAGAGGCGTTCTACTCGGCCGGACAGATACTCATCGAACCGAGCGTGACGTTTGACAGTGTCGCGACCGAAGCCGGCCGCGAAGCAGCGACGGCAGCGGTCCAACCGCGTGTGATCAACCTTAAACGGGGCCAGAAGGTCGTCGGCGATGGTGAGGTCATCACATCCGACGCCTTGGCCAAGATCGCCGCGGTTTACAACTTTTCCTCGAAAACGAGACAGGCCAATCGCTTTCTCGGCCTGCTCGTGATCGTCGCATCGCTCTATTGGGTAGCGTGGCGCTTTGTCCAGCATCGCGGCGTTGTCCCAAGGCTCGCATTGACCGAACGACGGACATTCGCACTATTGGGCTTTGTCGTTCTGGTCCAGACCCTGATCGCGTCCGCTCTCTTTCGACTCGTCGAGTTCACGGCCGCTCAAAACGTCAGTGCTCCCTTGAACGACGCGCTGCTATGGTCGCTAGCGATACCTGTCGCGACGGGCAGCCTGGTAATGGCACTCCTCGCTGACAGGCCGACCGCCTTGGTGGCTGGCGTGGTCAATTCACTGATAACGGGGCTGTTAGCTCCGCGCGGGATCGAGTTTGCCGCATATTCCGCGATCGTTTCGTCTGTCGCCGTTTACGGTATCAGCCGTTACCGAAGCCGTCAAACGGTCACGCTCGCGGGCGGACTTATCGGAGCCGCAAGCGCCGTACTCGGGATCGCTTTGGTGGCATTTACTCAGGTTCCGTTCACCTTGAATACGGTCCTGCTGGCGATAGCATGCGGGCTTGCCGGCGGGATCATCACGGCGGCCGTGACGGCGGTGCTGCTGCCGGTATGCGAGTCATTTTTCGGTATTCTGACAGACGTAAAACTGCTCGAACTCTCTAATGCCGATCTGCCAGTCCTCGGTCAGCTTGCCCTTCGGGCACCGGGCACGAACCAGCATTCGCACGCCGTGGGCCAGCTTGCGGAAGAGGCGTGCCGCGTCGTCGGTGCAAATGGCCTGTTAGCCCGCATCGGTTCGCTCTATCACGACATTGGCAAGACCGCCGCGCCGGAGCATTTCGTCGAGAACCAACAGAATGAGAATCCGCACGACCGGCTCAACCCGATACAGAGTGCAAAGATCATCATCAGCCACGTAACCTACGGCATGAAGCTCGGCAAAGAGATCGGCCTGCCGGCTAGGATCGTGGATTTCATTCCACAGCATCACGGCACCCGCACCCTGCACTATTTCCTTAAGAAAGCGCAGGCCCAGGCACGGCCCGATGAGATCGTAGATGAGAACGACTTTCGCTATCCGGGGCCAAAGCCGCAGTTCAAAGAGGCCGCGATCATGATGATCGCTGATTCGTGTGAGGCTGCAGCTCGATCGCTTGCCGAGCCGACGCCGGAGAATATCCGGTTCATCGTCACAAAGATCGTGGATGCGATCCTGGCCGATGATCAGTTGGACGAGTGCGACCTGACACTGCGAGAACTGACGCGGATCAGGGAAGCGATGATAAGATCGCTCGTCGCGATCTATCATTCGCGGGTCGATTACCCGGGCTATGTGCCTCCGACTTCAGGACAATTTCGTCTCGCCGATGAGGTGGAGACAACCGGGAAAATGAGGTATTCAGACCCTGCAGAGATACCCGTTTCGCCGGGCGGCGAGATAGAGGACGAGGCGATAGACCGTTCGCATCAGCCGAATCGAGCCGAGGGAACATCTGCGAAGTGA
- the hflX gene encoding GTPase HflX, which translates to MIRGSIRGLKHNQLRRIERLGTRRVASDEIVSAELARQMAEVSHETGRQVGVLLNRKGQVEYVMVGTAKQIEMPDFGRARVSEDRFRGLRCVHTHLLGEGLTQDDLTDLALLRLDLMSIIQVDRRTGLPGLVHSAHLVPSDAADLADNGHSLPYAFLEPAIPSQLDVNVSELIESLEDEMARVRMTARTRHAGRDRAILVGVTTGDTEREEESLAELRELAESADVVVLDTVIQRRPQIDSKTVLGRGKLDDLLIRSMRLGADLLVFDTALTPAQVRSLSEATDLKVIDRPQLILDIFAQRAQSREGKLQVELAQLKYLLPRLVLGQNSAFSRLAGGIGGRGPGETKLETDRRRVRDRISQLERQVDKLGHQRQERRKTRVQKHLPIISLVGYTNAGKSTLLNALTQSDVYAERKMFATLDPTSRRLRLPYDQEVIINDTVGFIRDLPEALVSAFRATLDEIADSSLLVHVVDAANPRAMQQIVAVDNILKDLGHADVQRLIALNKADLLSEDELEMISRDVRHETEAKSIAISSVRRETLRPLVEEIGMQIGEHDKTRQATVR; encoded by the coding sequence ATGATTCGCGGATCAATTCGCGGCCTTAAGCACAACCAGCTTCGACGTATTGAGCGGCTCGGCACGAGGCGGGTGGCGTCGGATGAGATCGTTTCGGCGGAGCTGGCGCGGCAGATGGCGGAGGTGTCGCATGAGACGGGGCGTCAGGTCGGGGTGCTGCTCAATCGCAAGGGGCAAGTCGAGTATGTGATGGTCGGCACGGCGAAGCAGATCGAGATGCCGGATTTTGGCCGCGCACGCGTGTCAGAGGACAGGTTTCGCGGGCTTCGGTGTGTTCACACTCATCTGCTTGGAGAAGGGCTTACGCAGGACGACCTTACTGACCTCGCCCTGCTCCGGCTTGATCTGATGTCGATAATTCAGGTTGACCGGCGGACCGGACTGCCCGGGCTGGTCCACTCGGCGCACCTTGTCCCTTCGGATGCGGCCGATCTGGCCGACAACGGGCATTCGCTCCCCTACGCCTTTCTCGAACCTGCTATTCCGTCACAGCTTGATGTAAATGTTTCGGAGCTTATCGAATCGCTCGAGGACGAGATGGCGCGTGTTCGGATGACGGCTCGAACGCGTCATGCGGGACGTGATCGAGCGATCCTGGTCGGGGTTACGACCGGCGATACGGAGCGGGAAGAAGAATCGCTTGCCGAACTTCGTGAGCTGGCAGAATCGGCGGATGTCGTCGTCCTCGATACGGTCATTCAGCGGCGGCCGCAGATCGATTCGAAAACTGTATTGGGTAGGGGCAAGCTTGACGACCTGCTTATCCGGTCGATGCGGCTGGGGGCTGATCTCCTGGTATTCGACACAGCCTTGACGCCGGCGCAGGTCCGATCGCTGAGCGAGGCCACCGATCTGAAGGTCATCGACCGTCCGCAGCTCATTCTCGACATTTTTGCGCAACGGGCGCAGTCGCGCGAGGGAAAGCTGCAGGTCGAGCTCGCTCAACTAAAATACCTGCTGCCAAGACTCGTTCTTGGCCAGAATTCGGCATTCTCACGCCTTGCCGGCGGCATTGGCGGTCGCGGGCCGGGCGAAACAAAGCTCGAGACCGACCGCCGCCGCGTGCGCGACCGCATCTCGCAGCTCGAGCGGCAGGTCGATAAGCTAGGGCACCAACGACAGGAACGGCGTAAGACGCGAGTTCAAAAACACCTGCCGATCATCTCGCTTGTCGGCTATACTAACGCGGGAAAATCTACGCTGCTCAATGCACTGACGCAGAGTGACGTTTACGCCGAGCGAAAGATGTTCGCCACCCTCGACCCTACATCGCGGCGGCTGAGGCTGCCATATGATCAGGAGGTCATTATCAACGACACGGTCGGATTCATTCGCGATCTGCCGGAGGCTCTTGTGTCGGCGTTTCGCGCGACGCTTGACGAGATCGCGGACAGCAGCCTGCTTGTGCATGTGGTCGATGCCGCAAATCCGCGCGCGATGCAGCAGATCGTCGCTGTGGACAATATTCTCAAGGACCTCGGCCACGCCGATGTGCAGAGACTTATCGCACTCAACAAGGCAGACCTCTTGAGCGAGGACGAACTCGAGATGATCTCACGAGATGTCCGGCATGAGACCGAAGCGAAAAGCATTGCGATCTCATCCGTTCGGCGCGAGACGCTGCGGCCCTTGGTCGAGGAGATCGGTATGCAGATCGGCGAACACGATAAGACACGGCAGGCAACAGTTCGATGA